The following DNA comes from Oncorhynchus gorbuscha isolate QuinsamMale2020 ecotype Even-year unplaced genomic scaffold, OgorEven_v1.0 Un_scaffold_15642, whole genome shotgun sequence.
TTGCCGACAAGCAAAGCATTTTGGGACAACATCAACAACGGacaaatgaaacaaataccaaaaggtAGTTCATTTTAGgttgggattttttttttaaacattttttttaaaatgatAATAATCATGTTTTAGTCGACACACCATAGTGAGCATGTGTAGAGCGTTGCGTGTCGCAGGCATCCTGGGGTTCTGACTGAGGAGGCTGTAGCCTGAAAACCCGGCCGGAGTATCACACACCATCCTCTCGTTGGTCCTGGTCGGGAACACAGTCACCAGTGTTTGGGTCAGAACAAGTTCAAGGCAGTGAATGTAGGAAGTCATtttaatttacatttaaaaaaaatgggaaACACTTTTTAAATAAATAGTTTATACTTTTCAGTTTATTGACAAGTCATTGAAAATAGATTGAATATTACATTTTGCTTCAACTTGTGCTTTTTTACCTGTTGGGGAAGACCAACTTGTTATTTTTACCTGTTGGGGAAGACCAACTTGTTATTTTTGCCTGTTGGGGAAGACCAACTTGTGCTTTTTACCTGTTGGGGAAGACCAACTTGTTATTTTTACCTGTTGGGGAAGACCAACTTGTTATTTTTGCCTGTTGGGGAAGACCAACTTGTTATTTTTGCCTTTTGGGGAAGACCAACTTGTGCTTTTTACCTGTTGGGGAAGACCAACTTGTTATTTCTACCTGTTGGGGAAGACCAACTTGTTATTTTTGCCTGTTGGGGAAGACCAACTTGTTATTTTTACCTGTTGGGGAAGACCAACTTGTTATTTTTACCTGTTGGGGAAGACCAACTTGTTATTTTTGCCTGTTGGGGAAGACCAACTTGTTATTTTTACCTGTTGGGGAAGACCAACTTGTTATTTTTGCCTGTTGGGGAAGACCAACTTGTTATTTTTGCCTGTTGGGGAAGACCAACTTGTTATTTTTACCTGTTGGGGAAGACCAACTTGTTATTTCTACCTGTTGGGGAAGACCAACTTGTTATTTTTGCCTGTTGGGGAAGACCAACTTGTTATTTCTACCTGTTGGGGAAGACCAACTTGTTATTTTTGCCTGTTGGGGAAGACCAACTTGTTATTTTTACCTGTTGGGGAAGACCAACTTGTTATTTCTACCTGTTGGGGAAGACCAACTTGTTATTTCTACCTGTTGGGGAAGACCAACTTGTTATTTTTGCCTGTTGGGGAAGACCAACTTGTTATTTTTACCTGTTGGGGAAGACCAACTTGTTATTTCTACCTGTTGGGGAAGACCAACTTGTTATTTCTACCTGTTGGGGAAGACCAACTTGTTATTTTTGCCTGTTGGGGAAGACCAACTTGTGTTTTTTACCTGTTGGGGAAGACTGCCAACCAGCGTAGAAATCCCAACAGCTCACATGAGCAGTTGAACGGGTTGGTGTAGAGTTCACACGTCGTTAATCTACCGAGCCCCGTAAACAAGCCTCCGTCCAGCACCTGAATCCTGTTCATGGAGAGGTCAATGTTCTCTATGTTAGCACACTCCTCAAAGGTGTTGGGGGTGACTGCCTCGATCAGATTGGCCTGTAGGTAGAGGTACTGCAGCTTCCCCAGGCCTCTGAGGATTCCCTCTGTTAGGTTCCTCAGACGGTTAAACCCCAACTGCAGCACCTGGTAGGAAAGATAAGGTAAGAGAGGGTAAGGTAAGAGAGGGTAAGGTAAGAGAGGGTAAGGTAGGAAAGGGTAAGGTAAGAAAGATAAGGTAAGGTAAGAAagggtaaggtaggagagggtaagGTAAGAGAGGGTAAGGTAAGAGAGGGTTAGGTAGAAAAGGGTAAGGTAAGAAAGATAAGGTAAGAGAGGGTAAGGTAGGAAAGGGTAAGGTAGGAAAGGGTAAGGTAAGAAAGATAAGGTAAGGTAAGAAATGGTAAGGTAAGAAagggtaaggtaggagagggtaagGTAGGAAAGGGTAAGGTAGGAAAGGGTAAGGTAGGAAAGGGTATGGTAACGTGAGCTAAGGTGAtgtaaggtaacgtgaggtaaggtaacgtgaggtaaggtaac
Coding sequences within:
- the LOC124030783 gene encoding protein ELFN1-like, with amino-acid sequence VLQLGFNRLRNLTEGILRGLGKLQYLYLQANLIEAVTPNTFEECANIENIDLSMNRIQVLDGGLFTGLGRLTTCELYTNPFNCSCELLGFLRWLAVFPNRTNERMVCDTPAGFSGYSLLSQNPRMPATRNALHMLTMVCTDDGSNSFPNIIVQSEFTTLPPYSPCGLDDCPSGMSPEDPISISPTYPDLNNKPSMKVKQ